A stretch of DNA from Dokdonia sp. PRO95:
CTTGTAGGTCTGAAACAAACTGCCGACATTTGAGATTATAATCTATTCTACCTCTTCTGAAGATGACACAAGAACACCAAGAACTCATAGACAACACCATCACCTTTGTAAAAACCACCCTTGCAAATGCCGAAGGTGGTCATGACTGGTTTCATATAGAACGGGTGTATAAAAGCGCCGTAAAGATAGCTCAAGGAGAAAAGGTAGATCCTCTCGTTGTAGCGCTTGGCGCGTTATTACATGACATTGCAGATTCAAAATTTTTTAATGGTGATGAAACTATTGCTCCTAAAATGGCAACAGAGTTTTTGTTAAACCAAAACTGTGATAGTACCGTAATTGAACATGTTGTACAAATCATTAAAAACATATCCTTTAAAGGCGGAAATAAAGCGCAAGCGTTTACATCTCCAGAGCTAGATGTTGTACAAGATGCAGATAGACTAGACGCAATAGGAGCCATAGGGATTGCACGCACCTTTAACTACGGAGGGTTTAAAAATAGAAAACTCTACGATCCAGCAATAGCACCTCAGCTGGATATGACAGTAGAGGAGTATAAAAAAAGTACCGCTCCTACCATCAATCACTTTTATGAAAAGCTATTACTATTAAAAGATAGAATGAACACCAAAACCGGTAAGAAAATGGCAGAGAAACGTCACCAATATATGGAAGGCTTTCTAGCCCAATTTTATGCCGAGTGGGAAGGTTTAAAATAGGAAATTATACCTCATTAAAAACCCTGAATGTCAAATGACATTCAGGGTTTTTTTATTCAAATTTTCGCGAAAGCGTACATTGTAATCTACTTTTTAAGAGTAACAACTTCTTCTTGTTTTAAGTGCTCTGCAAAAAAGCCCATCATTGCTTTATACAACTCCAACGTGTTTTCTTCTTTCCCAAAACCGTGACCTTCATCATACTTTACCATGTATGGCACCTCGACTCCGCGAGCTCTTAATTGCTCGACAATTTGGTCTGCCTCGTCTATATTTACTCGAGGATCATTTGCTCCTTGCACCACAAATAGTGGCTTTACGATCTTATCTACATGTAAGGCTGGAGAAATCTCATCCATGATTTTCTTCTCCTCTGGCTTGTTAGGATTGTACCAGATGGTATGTAACATATCACGGTACTTCTCCCAGTACGCCGGGATAGTTTCCATAAAGGTATGTAAGTTACTCACACCTACATAATCTACACCACAAGCATATTTTTCTGGTGTTTTAGTCATTCCGCGTAGTACGGCATATCCACCGTGACTTGCACCATAAATGGCAACTTTATCTTTGTCAATCTGTCCGAGGGAAATTGCATAATCTACACCATCTTCTACATCATCCATCG
This window harbors:
- a CDS encoding HD domain-containing protein, whose product is MTQEHQELIDNTITFVKTTLANAEGGHDWFHIERVYKSAVKIAQGEKVDPLVVALGALLHDIADSKFFNGDETIAPKMATEFLLNQNCDSTVIEHVVQIIKNISFKGGNKAQAFTSPELDVVQDADRLDAIGAIGIARTFNYGGFKNRKLYDPAIAPQLDMTVEEYKKSTAPTINHFYEKLLLLKDRMNTKTGKKMAEKRHQYMEGFLAQFYAEWEGLK